Proteins encoded by one window of Cloeon dipterum chromosome 4, ieCloDipt1.1, whole genome shotgun sequence:
- the hfw gene encoding protein halfway isoform X1 — MVRNFISLKYLGLVVIFLVAGSNCNITSSDNNELDVCEIDTELTCKNLTRGTNCGCVSKGTKAKCCHFKLNLVADYLYNNCGFNELTALYFFNCSSLSQPSISQLDLSPILKKYPNLQTLAFTNSDYNMIKVDPKVGNISNVRCLNVSYNSLDNSTDVANVINSIPSLQLIDVSNNNLSHAPNISGRSDFSLHIANNEFLNCDGIKEQMLENIKFVHPDQTLCRKFVTITQWSKEDTVSLNLSSIASTIMIHKQCPPKCSCSESRIVTEKGENNQNQVSNIAVAVNCSYRHLTKMPESLPTYTTTLDVSHNNITSLNLNGLKPDSNYDKLNYINANYNEIKSLQTLEGSEFLKAFEYLSLKGNQISKIPHFLEKAVTGTPSGKGQILLSDNKFECNCDTALHMKPMLVALEKHIVDFENIYCSNMEIKIIDLVNEQVCTINEINYIYYIIVAEVLLLLLLVGKVSYDYWVFKHVGYLPWPASKMPRLPCDCVLEN, encoded by the exons AtcagtttgaaatatttgggaCTTGTGGTGATTTTTCTTGTGGCTGGCAGCAACTGTAACATTACAAGCAGTGATAACAATGAACTCGACGTCTGTGAAATAGATACTGAGCTGACTTGCAAAAACCTAACGCGGGGTACTAACTGCGGCTGCGTCTCCAAAGGCACCAAGGCAAAATGTTGTCACTTCAAGCTCAATCTCGTGGCCGACTATCTCTACAATAATTGCGGCTTCAACGAGCTCACTGCTCTTTACTTCTTCAACTGTTCGTCTCTCTCACAACCTAGCATCAGCCAACTTGATCTCAGCCCAATCTTGAAAAAGTACCCAAATCTGCAGACACTGGCTTTCACTAACTCGGATTATAA TATGATAAAGGTTGACCCAAAAGTCGGAAATATCTCCAACGTACGCTGCCTGAATGTTTCCTACAACAGTTTGGACAACAGCACAGACGTGGCCAATGTGATTAATTCAATTCCGTCTCTCCAATTGATTGACGTGTCTAACAACAACCTTTCACATGCGCCGAACATCAGTGGCAGGAGCGACTTTTCGTTGCACATAGCAa ACAACGAGTTTCTAAATTGTGATGGTATCAAAGAGCAAATGCTAGAAAATATCAAGTTCGTTCACCCTGACCAAACGCTGTGCCGTAAATTTGTGACCATCACCCAATGGTCCAAAGAAGACACAGTCTCCTTGAATCTCAGCAGCATTGCATCCACTATTATG aTACATAAGCAATGCCCTCCTAAATGTTCCTGCAGTGAAAGCAGAATAGTAACAGAGAAAGgtgaaaacaatcaaaatcaagtttCAAATATTGCCGTCGCAGTGAATTGTTCCTACCGTCATCTTACGAAAATGCCAGAGAGCCTGCCAACGTATACCACTACGCTCGATGTAAGCCACAACAAT atCACTAGTTTGAACTTGAATGGTCTAAAGCCTGATTCAAACTACGACAAACTCAACTACATAAATGCGAATTACAACGAAATCAAATCTCTGCAGACTTTGGAAGGGTCAGAATTTCTAAAAGCATTCGAGTATTTGAGTTTGAAAGGAAATCAAATATCTAAG aTTCCGCACTTTCTAGAAAAAGCTGTCACGGGGACACCCTCAGGCAAAGGGCAGATTTTGTTGAGCGATAACAAGTTTGAATGCAACTGTGACACGGCGTTGCACATGAAG ccaATGTTGGTGGCGCTGGAGAAGCACATTGTTGATTTTGAGAATATTTATTGCAGCAATATGGAAATTAAA atcATAGATCTTGTCAATGAACAAGTTTGCACAATAAATGAAATCAactacatatattatataatagtAGCTGAAGTTTTGCTTCTACTATTGCTTGTTGGAAAAGTGTCTTATGATTACTGGGTCTTCAAGCATGTTGGCTACCTTCCTTGGCCCGCGTCAAAAATGCCGCGGCTTCCTTGTGACTGCGTTCTCgaaaactga
- the hfw gene encoding protein halfway isoform X2 translates to MISLKYLGLVVIFLVAGSNCNITSSDNNELDVCEIDTELTCKNLTRGTNCGCVSKGTKAKCCHFKLNLVADYLYNNCGFNELTALYFFNCSSLSQPSISQLDLSPILKKYPNLQTLAFTNSDYNMIKVDPKVGNISNVRCLNVSYNSLDNSTDVANVINSIPSLQLIDVSNNNLSHAPNISGRSDFSLHIANNEFLNCDGIKEQMLENIKFVHPDQTLCRKFVTITQWSKEDTVSLNLSSIASTIMIHKQCPPKCSCSESRIVTEKGENNQNQVSNIAVAVNCSYRHLTKMPESLPTYTTTLDVSHNNITSLNLNGLKPDSNYDKLNYINANYNEIKSLQTLEGSEFLKAFEYLSLKGNQISKIPHFLEKAVTGTPSGKGQILLSDNKFECNCDTALHMKPMLVALEKHIVDFENIYCSNMEIKIIDLVNEQVCTINEINYIYYIIVAEVLLLLLLVGKVSYDYWVFKHVGYLPWPASKMPRLPCDCVLEN, encoded by the exons AtcagtttgaaatatttgggaCTTGTGGTGATTTTTCTTGTGGCTGGCAGCAACTGTAACATTACAAGCAGTGATAACAATGAACTCGACGTCTGTGAAATAGATACTGAGCTGACTTGCAAAAACCTAACGCGGGGTACTAACTGCGGCTGCGTCTCCAAAGGCACCAAGGCAAAATGTTGTCACTTCAAGCTCAATCTCGTGGCCGACTATCTCTACAATAATTGCGGCTTCAACGAGCTCACTGCTCTTTACTTCTTCAACTGTTCGTCTCTCTCACAACCTAGCATCAGCCAACTTGATCTCAGCCCAATCTTGAAAAAGTACCCAAATCTGCAGACACTGGCTTTCACTAACTCGGATTATAA TATGATAAAGGTTGACCCAAAAGTCGGAAATATCTCCAACGTACGCTGCCTGAATGTTTCCTACAACAGTTTGGACAACAGCACAGACGTGGCCAATGTGATTAATTCAATTCCGTCTCTCCAATTGATTGACGTGTCTAACAACAACCTTTCACATGCGCCGAACATCAGTGGCAGGAGCGACTTTTCGTTGCACATAGCAa ACAACGAGTTTCTAAATTGTGATGGTATCAAAGAGCAAATGCTAGAAAATATCAAGTTCGTTCACCCTGACCAAACGCTGTGCCGTAAATTTGTGACCATCACCCAATGGTCCAAAGAAGACACAGTCTCCTTGAATCTCAGCAGCATTGCATCCACTATTATG aTACATAAGCAATGCCCTCCTAAATGTTCCTGCAGTGAAAGCAGAATAGTAACAGAGAAAGgtgaaaacaatcaaaatcaagtttCAAATATTGCCGTCGCAGTGAATTGTTCCTACCGTCATCTTACGAAAATGCCAGAGAGCCTGCCAACGTATACCACTACGCTCGATGTAAGCCACAACAAT atCACTAGTTTGAACTTGAATGGTCTAAAGCCTGATTCAAACTACGACAAACTCAACTACATAAATGCGAATTACAACGAAATCAAATCTCTGCAGACTTTGGAAGGGTCAGAATTTCTAAAAGCATTCGAGTATTTGAGTTTGAAAGGAAATCAAATATCTAAG aTTCCGCACTTTCTAGAAAAAGCTGTCACGGGGACACCCTCAGGCAAAGGGCAGATTTTGTTGAGCGATAACAAGTTTGAATGCAACTGTGACACGGCGTTGCACATGAAG ccaATGTTGGTGGCGCTGGAGAAGCACATTGTTGATTTTGAGAATATTTATTGCAGCAATATGGAAATTAAA atcATAGATCTTGTCAATGAACAAGTTTGCACAATAAATGAAATCAactacatatattatataatagtAGCTGAAGTTTTGCTTCTACTATTGCTTGTTGGAAAAGTGTCTTATGATTACTGGGTCTTCAAGCATGTTGGCTACCTTCCTTGGCCCGCGTCAAAAATGCCGCGGCTTCCTTGTGACTGCGTTCTCgaaaactga